In one Pseudomonas tensinigenes genomic region, the following are encoded:
- a CDS encoding urease accessory protein UreD, with the protein MNSTVAPALFTPSWHAELELAYARFGDCTRPVMRRHLGPLRVQKHLYAEGPEVCQHIIVHPPGGIAGGDRLDISARVEADAWAQITSPGAAKWYRAGGPAYQQLDLKVAAGATLEWLPQETIVYSAAQAELTTSIDLEGDARLFYWDVVALGRPASGERFDLGHFQAHLDIRRDGRLLWHERQRIVGDDGLLDSPIGLDGNPVFATLLVTGEIDAELLERCRSLDHKVRGDLTQLPGLLVARCLASEALLARAWLIDLWRLLRPVLLGREAQPPRIWNT; encoded by the coding sequence ATGAATTCGACTGTTGCACCTGCCCTGTTTACCCCGAGCTGGCACGCCGAGCTGGAACTCGCCTACGCCCGTTTCGGCGACTGCACGCGCCCGGTCATGCGCCGACACCTCGGCCCGCTGCGGGTGCAAAAACACCTGTACGCCGAAGGCCCCGAGGTCTGCCAGCACATCATCGTCCACCCGCCGGGCGGGATTGCCGGCGGTGATCGACTGGACATCAGCGCGCGCGTCGAAGCCGACGCCTGGGCGCAGATCACCAGCCCCGGCGCGGCGAAGTGGTATCGCGCCGGTGGGCCGGCTTATCAGCAGCTCGACTTGAAAGTGGCTGCCGGGGCGACGCTGGAATGGCTGCCGCAGGAGACCATCGTCTACAGCGCGGCGCAGGCCGAGCTGACCACTTCGATTGATCTTGAGGGTGATGCGCGGCTGTTCTACTGGGATGTGGTGGCGCTGGGTCGCCCGGCCAGTGGCGAACGTTTCGACCTCGGGCATTTTCAAGCGCATCTGGATATTCGTCGCGACGGTCGATTGCTCTGGCATGAACGTCAGCGCATTGTCGGAGATGACGGTTTACTTGATTCGCCAATCGGACTGGATGGCAATCCGGTATTTGCGACGTTGTTGGTCACCGGTGAGATTGATGCTGAGTTGCTGGAGCGCTGCCGCTCGCTGGATCACAAAGTGCGCGGGGATTTGACCCAGTTGCCCGGCCTTTTGGTCGCCCGTTGTCTGGCGTCTGAAGCACTGCTCGCCCGCGCATGGCTTATCGATTTATGGCGCTTGCTACGCCCGGTGCTGCTGGGCCGTGAGGCTCAGCCACCCCGAATCTGGAACACCTGA
- the urtC gene encoding urea ABC transporter permease subunit UrtC: MNQPLLVTATQKAGPKVTIAVGAVILALLIALPLLSLLPAENALSVSAYTLTLVGKILCYAIVALALDLVWGYAGLLSLGHGLFFALGGYAMGMYLMRQAAGDGLPAFMTFLSWSELPWYWTGTSSFLWAMCLVVLAPGLLALVFGFFAFRSRIKGVYFSIMTQALTFAGMLLFFRNETGFGGNNGFTNFRTILGFGITEPGTRAVLFLATVLLLVASLFIGWRLAQSKFGRVLTALRDAENRLMFCGYDPRGFKLFVWVLSAVLCGLAGALYVPQVGIINPSEMSPTNSIEAAVWVALGGRGTLIGPLLGAGVVNGMKSWFTVAFPEYWLFFLGALFIVVTLYLPKGVIGLLKKRGEQ, from the coding sequence ATGAACCAGCCTCTGTTAGTCACGGCCACACAAAAGGCCGGGCCGAAAGTCACGATCGCGGTCGGCGCGGTGATTCTTGCACTGCTGATCGCCCTGCCGCTGCTGTCGTTGTTGCCAGCGGAAAATGCCCTGTCGGTCTCGGCGTACACGCTGACGCTGGTTGGCAAAATCCTCTGCTACGCCATCGTCGCCCTGGCGCTGGATCTGGTCTGGGGTTATGCCGGTTTGCTGTCGCTGGGTCACGGTCTGTTTTTTGCCCTCGGCGGTTATGCGATGGGCATGTACCTGATGCGTCAGGCCGCTGGCGATGGCTTGCCGGCGTTCATGACCTTCCTGTCGTGGAGCGAATTGCCGTGGTACTGGACCGGTACCAGCAGCTTCCTCTGGGCGATGTGTCTGGTGGTGTTGGCGCCGGGGTTGCTGGCGCTGGTGTTCGGATTTTTCGCCTTCCGCTCGCGGATCAAGGGCGTGTATTTCTCGATCATGACCCAGGCCCTGACCTTCGCCGGCATGCTTCTGTTTTTCCGCAACGAGACCGGCTTCGGCGGCAACAACGGCTTTACCAATTTCCGCACCATCCTCGGTTTCGGCATCACTGAACCGGGCACTCGCGCGGTGTTGTTTCTGGCCACGGTGTTGTTGCTGGTGGCGAGTCTGTTCATCGGCTGGCGCCTGGCGCAGAGCAAGTTCGGTCGCGTGCTGACAGCATTGCGCGATGCGGAAAACCGCTTGATGTTCTGCGGCTACGACCCACGCGGGTTCAAGTTGTTTGTGTGGGTGTTGAGTGCGGTGTTGTGTGGCCTGGCCGGGGCGTTGTATGTGCCGCAAGTCGGCATCATCAACCCGAGCGAGATGTCGCCGACCAACTCGATTGAAGCGGCGGTGTGGGTGGCCCTCGGCGGTCGCGGCACGCTGATCGGCCCACTGCTCGGCGCCGGTGTGGTCAACGGCATGAAGAGCTGGTTCACCGTGGCATTCCCGGAATATTGGCTGTTCTTCCTCGGCGCGCTGTTCATCGTCGTGACGCTGTACTTGCCCAAAGGCGTGATCGGTCTGCTGAAGAAACGAGGTGAACAATGA
- the urtD gene encoding urea ABC transporter ATP-binding protein UrtD gives MRVTASAEFMLEPAFFPVEPNKDAGTSRDSIGLGQRVGPGLDTRHGTILTLEDISVSFDGFRALNNLNLYIGVGELRCIIGPNGAGKTTLMDVITGKTRPSHGKAWFGETLDLTQMSEVQIAQAGIGRKFQKPTVFEALSVFENLELAQKTDKSVWASLRARLSGEQKDRISEVLETIRLTTSVNRQAGLLSHGQKQFLEIGMLLMQDPQLLLLDEPVAGMTDAETEFTAELFKSLAGKHSLMVVEHDMGFVGSIADHVTVLHQGSVLAEGSLEQVQENERVIEVYLGR, from the coding sequence ATGAGAGTCACGGCGAGCGCTGAATTCATGCTGGAACCGGCCTTCTTTCCCGTGGAACCGAACAAGGACGCCGGCACCAGCCGCGACTCGATCGGCCTCGGCCAACGCGTCGGCCCGGGGCTGGATACCCGCCACGGCACGATCCTCACACTGGAAGACATCAGCGTCAGCTTCGACGGCTTCCGTGCGCTGAACAATCTCAACCTGTACATCGGCGTCGGCGAATTGCGCTGCATCATCGGCCCTAACGGCGCGGGCAAAACCACGCTGATGGACGTGATCACCGGCAAGACCCGGCCCAGTCACGGCAAGGCCTGGTTCGGTGAAACCCTCGACCTGACGCAGATGAGCGAAGTGCAAATCGCCCAGGCCGGTATAGGCCGCAAGTTTCAGAAGCCAACGGTGTTTGAAGCGCTGAGCGTGTTTGAAAACCTGGAGCTGGCGCAGAAGACCGACAAGTCGGTGTGGGCCAGTTTGCGTGCGCGTTTGAGTGGCGAACAGAAGGACCGGATCAGCGAAGTGCTGGAGACAATTCGCCTGACTACTTCAGTCAATCGTCAGGCGGGGTTGTTGTCCCACGGCCAGAAGCAGTTCCTCGAGATCGGCATGTTGTTGATGCAGGACCCGCAATTGCTCCTGCTCGATGAGCCGGTGGCGGGGATGACCGATGCTGAAACCGAGTTCACTGCTGAGTTGTTCAAGTCACTGGCCGGCAAGCATTCGTTGATGGTGGTGGAGCATGACATGGGCTTTGTTGGCTCGATCGCCGACCACGTCACCGTGCTGCACCAAGGCAGCGTGCTGGCGGAAGGCTCGCTTGAGCAAGTGCAGGAAAACGAGCGCGTGATCGAGGTCTACCTCGGCCGCTAA
- a CDS encoding PepSY-associated TM helix domain-containing protein, whose translation MKQPKPNFYNLAWRWHFYAGLFVAPFMVMLALTGIIYLFKPQLDSLMYSSLLNVPAGHHTVPADDLLQRVKSAYPQGQITQYLPPVNAERSAQFVVKNAGQELNVFVDPYHGDILGEQDAKQNLQAIARAIHGELMIGTVGDRLIEMAAGWGVVLVVSGLFLWWPRGQAAGILWPRLNSRGRVLWRDLHAVTGFWGATLLLVMLLSGMTWTGFWGKQYAQVWNVFPAAMWDNVPTSDVEARSLNTATRQTVPWAMENTPMPMSGDHAEHMNHGATNAGPAAPAISLQDVQNIATQRKVEPGYSITLPTTATGVFTIAVFADDPRNDATLHVDQYTGKVLADVRFEQYGTVARATEIGVMLHEGKMFGTFNQIVVLLICLMILLSAVSGVVIWWKRRPQGKLGVPPLRHDLPKWKTGVVIMLALAVIFPLVGASLVVVWLLDRLLLSRLSRQTESASTSS comes from the coding sequence ATGAAACAGCCCAAACCGAATTTCTACAACCTGGCCTGGCGTTGGCATTTTTACGCAGGCCTGTTCGTCGCCCCGTTCATGGTGATGCTGGCCCTGACCGGCATCATTTATCTGTTCAAACCGCAGCTTGATTCACTGATGTACAGCAGCCTGCTCAACGTCCCGGCCGGCCATCACACGGTGCCCGCCGATGACTTGCTGCAACGGGTGAAAAGCGCCTATCCGCAAGGTCAGATCACCCAGTACCTGCCGCCGGTCAACGCCGAACGCAGCGCACAGTTTGTGGTGAAAAACGCCGGCCAGGAACTCAACGTATTCGTCGATCCGTATCACGGCGACATCCTCGGCGAGCAGGATGCCAAGCAGAACCTGCAAGCCATCGCCCGAGCCATCCACGGCGAATTGATGATCGGCACCGTCGGTGATCGTCTTATCGAAATGGCTGCCGGTTGGGGCGTAGTGCTGGTGGTGTCCGGCCTGTTCCTGTGGTGGCCGCGCGGTCAGGCCGCGGGCATTTTGTGGCCGCGGCTGAACAGTCGCGGTCGCGTGTTGTGGCGCGATCTGCACGCAGTCACCGGGTTCTGGGGCGCAACCCTGCTGCTGGTGATGCTGCTCAGCGGTATGACCTGGACCGGTTTCTGGGGCAAGCAATACGCGCAGGTGTGGAACGTGTTCCCGGCGGCGATGTGGGACAACGTGCCGACCTCCGACGTCGAAGCCCGCAGCCTGAACACCGCCACGCGCCAGACCGTACCATGGGCGATGGAAAACACGCCGATGCCGATGTCCGGCGACCACGCCGAACACATGAACCACGGCGCCACCAACGCTGGCCCCGCAGCACCCGCCATCAGCCTGCAAGACGTGCAGAACATTGCCACCCAGCGCAAAGTCGAGCCGGGTTACAGCATCACCTTGCCGACCACCGCCACCGGCGTGTTCACCATCGCCGTGTTCGCCGATGACCCGCGCAACGATGCAACCCTGCACGTCGATCAGTACACCGGCAAGGTCCTCGCCGATGTGCGTTTCGAGCAATACGGCACGGTTGCGCGGGCCACGGAAATCGGCGTGATGCTCCACGAGGGCAAGATGTTCGGCACCTTCAACCAGATCGTCGTGCTGCTGATCTGCCTGATGATTCTGCTCAGTGCCGTCAGCGGCGTGGTGATCTGGTGGAAGCGTCGGCCACAGGGCAAATTGGGTGTGCCGCCGCTGCGCCATGATTTGCCGAAGTGGAAAACCGGGGTGGTGATCATGCTCGCGCTGGCGGTGATTTTTCCGCTGGTGGGGGCTTCGCTGGTGGTGGTGTGGCTACTGGATCGCCTGCTGCTGTCGCGCCTGAGCAGGCAAACCGAGTCCGCCTCGACTTCATCCTGA
- the urtE gene encoding urea ABC transporter ATP-binding subunit UrtE produces the protein MLQVDKLHQYYGGSHILRGLSFDVKVGEVTCLLGRNGVGKTTLLKCLMGLLPAKEGAVNWEGKPITTFKPHQRVHAGIAYVPQGREIFGRLTVEENLLMGLSRFPGSEAKEVPSFIYELFPVLLQMKQRRGGDLSGGQQQQLAIGRALASRPRLLILDEPTEGIQPSVIKEIGAVIKKLAARGDMAILLVEQFYDFAAELADQYLVMSRGEIVQQGRGENMEAEGVRGLVTI, from the coding sequence ATGCTGCAAGTCGACAAGCTGCATCAGTACTACGGCGGTAGCCACATCCTGCGTGGCCTGTCTTTCGACGTGAAGGTCGGCGAAGTCACCTGCCTGCTCGGCCGCAACGGCGTCGGCAAAACCACCCTGCTCAAATGCCTGATGGGCCTTTTGCCGGCCAAGGAAGGCGCAGTGAATTGGGAAGGTAAACCGATCACCACCTTCAAGCCGCACCAGCGCGTTCACGCCGGTATTGCTTACGTGCCGCAAGGCCGGGAAATCTTCGGACGCCTGACCGTTGAAGAAAATCTGCTGATGGGCCTGTCGCGATTTCCCGGCAGTGAAGCCAAAGAAGTGCCAAGTTTCATCTACGAACTGTTCCCGGTGCTGCTACAAATGAAGCAGCGTCGCGGCGGTGACCTCTCCGGCGGTCAGCAGCAACAGCTTGCGATTGGCCGCGCACTGGCCAGCCGCCCGCGCTTGCTGATCCTCGATGAGCCCACCGAAGGCATCCAACCCTCGGTGATCAAGGAGATCGGCGCAGTGATCAAGAAGCTCGCGGCGCGCGGTGATATGGCGATTCTGCTGGTCGAGCAGTTCTACGATTTCGCCGCGGAACTGGCCGATCAGTATCTGGTGATGTCCCGGGGCGAGATCGTCCAGCAGGGTCGCGGTGAAAATATGGAGGCCGAGGGTGTACGCGGGCTGGTAACGATCTAG
- a CDS encoding GNAT family N-acetyltransferase → MNAAQLRRVNAESFAHYRQGLIDLLLDAVGYGASVGFMADLDAAQARAYFDEVQDNVNKGSVLLWVVVKDEQVLASVQLGLCQKANGLNRAEVQKLLVREHARRRGLGQQLMSALELEAPKHKRGMLYLDTEAGSPAEDFYKALGYTRAGQIPDYACDPHGTYRPTALYYKILQGAQ, encoded by the coding sequence ATGAACGCCGCCCAACTGCGCCGCGTCAATGCTGAAAGTTTTGCGCATTACCGTCAGGGTCTGATCGATCTGCTGCTGGATGCCGTGGGTTATGGCGCCAGCGTCGGCTTTATGGCCGACCTTGATGCCGCGCAGGCGCGCGCGTATTTCGATGAGGTGCAGGACAACGTCAACAAGGGCAGCGTGCTGCTCTGGGTGGTGGTCAAGGACGAGCAGGTGCTGGCCAGTGTGCAGTTGGGTCTGTGCCAGAAGGCCAACGGTCTCAACCGCGCCGAGGTGCAGAAGCTACTGGTGCGCGAACACGCACGGCGGCGCGGCCTCGGCCAGCAATTGATGAGTGCGCTGGAACTCGAAGCGCCCAAACACAAGCGCGGCATGCTTTACCTCGACACCGAGGCCGGTTCGCCCGCCGAAGATTTTTACAAGGCGCTGGGTTACACCCGCGCGGGTCAGATTCCTGATTACGCCTGCGACCCGCACGGCACCTATCGGCCAACCGCCCTCTATTACAAGATTCTGCAAGGAGCCCAGTGA
- the ureA gene encoding urease subunit gamma, translating into MDLTPREKDKLLIFTAGLVAERRLARGVKLNYPEAMAYISAALLEGARDGQTVAELMHFGTTLLSREQVMEGIPEMIPEIQVEATFPDGTKLVTVHQPIV; encoded by the coding sequence ATGGACCTGACCCCACGCGAAAAAGACAAGCTGCTGATCTTCACCGCCGGCCTCGTCGCCGAGCGGCGGCTGGCCCGCGGTGTGAAACTCAATTACCCGGAAGCCATGGCCTATATCTCCGCAGCGCTGCTCGAAGGCGCGCGTGACGGCCAGACCGTGGCCGAGCTGATGCACTTCGGTACCACCCTGCTCAGCCGCGAACAAGTGATGGAAGGCATCCCGGAAATGATCCCGGAAATCCAGGTCGAAGCGACGTTCCCCGACGGCACCAAACTGGTTACCGTCCACCAACCGATCGTCTGA
- a CDS encoding GNAT family N-acetyltransferase — protein sequence MTYSIRDAVHADLPAIRDIYNDAVLNTTAIWNEQAVDLGNRQAWFSARQAQAYPILVIVDGDNSVLGYASFGDWRPFDGFRHTVEHSVYVRSDQRGNGLGPQLMSVLIERAKTCDKHVMVAAIESGNAASIRLHERAGFSITGQMPQVGTKFGRWLDLTFMQLTLNPGAEPPDANKE from the coding sequence ATGACTTACTCGATCCGCGATGCCGTCCACGCCGATCTGCCGGCGATCCGCGACATCTACAACGATGCCGTACTCAACACCACGGCGATCTGGAATGAACAAGCCGTCGACCTCGGCAACCGTCAGGCGTGGTTCAGCGCCCGTCAGGCCCAGGCTTATCCGATTCTGGTGATCGTCGACGGCGACAACAGCGTACTCGGCTACGCTTCGTTCGGTGACTGGCGGCCGTTCGACGGTTTTCGCCACACCGTCGAGCACTCGGTCTACGTGCGTAGCGATCAGCGCGGCAACGGCCTCGGCCCCCAACTGATGAGCGTGCTGATCGAACGGGCGAAGACCTGCGACAAGCACGTGATGGTCGCCGCCATTGAAAGCGGCAACGCCGCCTCGATTCGTCTGCACGAGCGCGCCGGTTTCAGCATCACCGGGCAGATGCCGCAAGTCGGTACCAAGTTCGGTCGCTGGCTCGACCTGACATTTATGCAACTGACCCTCAACCCTGGCGCGGAGCCGCCTGACGCCAACAAGGAGTGA
- a CDS encoding urease subunit beta produces the protein MIPGEYQIQPGDIELNAGRRTVSLKVANSGDRPIQVGSHYHFFETNDALTFDRAASRGMRLNIPAGTAVRFEPGQSREVELVDYAGHRRVFGFAGRIMGDL, from the coding sequence ATGATTCCTGGCGAGTACCAGATCCAGCCCGGCGACATCGAACTCAACGCCGGCCGTCGCACCGTCAGCCTGAAGGTCGCCAACAGCGGCGACCGGCCGATTCAGGTCGGCTCGCACTATCACTTTTTCGAAACCAACGACGCGTTGACCTTTGATCGCGCGGCGAGCCGGGGCATGCGTCTGAATATTCCGGCGGGGACGGCGGTACGCTTCGAACCGGGGCAGAGTCGTGAGGTTGAGCTTGTGGATTATGCCGGGCATCGGCGGGTGTTCGGGTTTGCCGGACGGATCATGGGTGACCTCTAA
- the urtB gene encoding urea ABC transporter permease subunit UrtB: MPTAIHRFLIAIALLLPMLAHAGDAEDFVAANPVQQAKLLETWAAQPDPARIELINALQQGELTIDGQPKTLRLNNRLRGLIDTAMASHQLLAADAKIRLTAAQQLQKSAKPAQLKFLDQQLAGEKDEGVHAALSLALANLQLVDTDPAVRLAAVRLLGETGDPLARTRLEGLLEPGVESDAGVRTAAETSLAQVKRKLLIGEVLGQAFSGMSLGSILLLAALGLAITFGLLGVINMAHGEMLMLGAYSTYVVQLMFQRYAPQAIEFYPLIALPVAFFVTAAIGMALERTVIRHLYGRPLETLLATWGISLMLIQLVRLLFGAQNVEVANPAWLSGGIQVLPNLVLPYNRIVIIAFALFVVVLTWLLLNKTRLGLNVRAVTQNRNMAACCGVPTGRVDMLAFGLGSGIAGLGGVALSQIGNVGPDLGQSYIIDSFLVVVLGGVGQLAGSVLAAFGLGIANKILEPQIGAVLGKILILALIILFIQKRPQGLFALKGRVID; the protein is encoded by the coding sequence ATGCCCACTGCCATACACCGCTTTCTCATAGCCATCGCACTCTTGCTGCCAATGCTGGCCCATGCCGGCGATGCCGAAGACTTCGTCGCGGCCAATCCTGTGCAGCAAGCCAAACTGCTGGAAACCTGGGCCGCGCAGCCCGATCCGGCCCGTATCGAACTGATCAACGCCCTGCAACAAGGCGAACTGACCATCGATGGCCAACCGAAAACCCTGCGCCTGAACAATCGCCTGCGGGGTCTGATCGACACCGCCATGGCCAGCCATCAATTGCTCGCCGCCGACGCCAAAATCCGTCTGACTGCCGCGCAGCAATTGCAGAAAAGCGCGAAACCCGCGCAGCTGAAATTCCTCGACCAGCAACTGGCTGGCGAAAAAGATGAAGGCGTCCACGCCGCCCTGAGCCTGGCGCTGGCGAACCTGCAACTGGTCGATACCGATCCGGCCGTGCGTCTTGCCGCAGTACGCCTGCTCGGCGAAACCGGCGATCCTTTGGCGCGCACGCGCCTCGAAGGCCTGCTCGAACCCGGCGTCGAGAGCGATGCCGGCGTACGCACCGCCGCCGAAACCAGCCTCGCCCAAGTCAAACGCAAACTGCTGATCGGCGAAGTGCTCGGTCAGGCGTTCAGCGGCATGTCGCTTGGTTCGATTCTGCTGCTCGCCGCACTCGGTCTGGCGATCACGTTCGGCCTGCTCGGCGTGATCAACATGGCCCACGGCGAGATGCTGATGCTCGGTGCCTACTCGACGTACGTGGTGCAGTTGATGTTCCAGCGCTACGCCCCCCAAGCGATCGAGTTTTATCCCTTGATCGCACTGCCGGTGGCGTTCTTTGTCACGGCGGCCATCGGCATGGCGCTGGAGCGCACGGTGATTCGTCATCTCTATGGCCGCCCGCTGGAAACCCTGCTCGCCACCTGGGGCATCAGCCTGATGCTGATTCAACTGGTGCGCCTGTTGTTCGGCGCGCAAAACGTTGAAGTCGCCAACCCGGCATGGCTGTCCGGCGGGATTCAGGTCTTGCCGAATCTGGTTCTGCCATACAACCGCATCGTCATCATCGCCTTCGCCTTGTTCGTCGTTGTGCTGACCTGGCTGTTGCTGAACAAAACGCGCCTGGGCCTCAACGTTCGCGCCGTCACCCAGAACCGCAACATGGCCGCCTGCTGCGGCGTGCCGACCGGGCGCGTCGACATGCTCGCCTTCGGCCTCGGTTCCGGTATCGCCGGACTCGGCGGCGTGGCGCTGAGCCAGATCGGTAACGTCGGCCCGGACCTCGGCCAGAGCTACATCATCGACTCGTTCCTGGTGGTGGTGCTCGGCGGTGTCGGGCAACTGGCCGGTAGCGTGCTGGCGGCATTTGGCCTGGGTATCGCCAACAAGATTCTCGAACCGCAGATCGGTGCGGTGCTCGGCAAGATCCTGATCCTCGCGCTGATCATTCTGTTTATCCAGAAACGTCCGCAAGGCCTCTTCGCACTGAAAGGACGGGTGATCGACTGA
- the urtA gene encoding urea ABC transporter substrate-binding protein, producing MKRRSLIKAFTLTASIAAMGMTWTVQAAETIKVGILHSLSGTMAISETSLKDMALMTIDEINAKGGVNGKMLEPVVVDPASNWPLFAEKGRQLLTQDKVAVVFGCWTSVSRKSVLPVFEELNGLLFYPVQYEGEEMSPNVFYTGAAPNQQAIPAVEYLMSEEGGSAKRYFLLGTDYVYPRTTNKILRSFLHSKGVADKDIEEVYTPFGHSDYQTIVANIKKFSAGGKTAVISTVNGDSNVPFYKELANQGLKATDVPVVAFSVGEEELRGIDTKPLVGNLAAWNYFESVENPQNKKFVADWKAYAKKHNLPGADKAVTNDPMEATYVGIHMWAQAVEKAKSTDVDKVREALAGQTFAAPSGYTLTMDKTNHHLHKPVMIGEIQADGQFNVVWQTEGPIRAQPWSPFIQGNDKKPDYAVKSN from the coding sequence ATGAAGCGTCGCAGTTTGATCAAGGCTTTCACACTCACGGCATCCATTGCCGCGATGGGCATGACCTGGACTGTCCAGGCCGCCGAGACCATCAAGGTCGGGATTCTGCATTCGTTGTCCGGCACCATGGCGATCTCCGAAACGTCGCTCAAAGACATGGCGCTGATGACCATCGACGAGATCAACGCCAAGGGCGGTGTGAACGGCAAGATGCTCGAACCGGTGGTGGTTGACCCGGCATCGAACTGGCCGCTGTTCGCCGAAAAGGGCCGGCAGTTGCTGACTCAGGACAAGGTTGCCGTGGTGTTCGGCTGCTGGACGTCGGTGTCGCGTAAATCGGTGTTGCCGGTGTTTGAAGAGCTTAACGGTCTGCTGTTCTACCCGGTGCAATACGAAGGCGAAGAGATGTCGCCGAACGTCTTCTACACCGGCGCCGCGCCTAATCAGCAAGCGATCCCGGCGGTTGAATATTTGATGAGCGAAGAAGGCGGCAGCGCCAAACGCTACTTCCTGCTCGGCACCGACTACGTCTACCCGCGCACCACCAACAAGATCCTGCGCTCGTTCCTGCATTCCAAAGGCGTCGCCGACAAGGACATCGAAGAGGTCTACACACCGTTCGGTCATAGCGACTATCAGACCATTGTTGCCAACATCAAAAAATTCTCCGCCGGTGGCAAGACTGCCGTGATCTCCACCGTCAACGGCGACTCCAACGTGCCGTTCTACAAAGAACTGGCCAACCAGGGTCTGAAAGCCACCGACGTGCCGGTTGTGGCGTTCTCGGTCGGCGAAGAAGAACTGCGCGGCATCGATACCAAACCGCTGGTGGGCAACCTTGCGGCATGGAACTACTTCGAGTCGGTAGAGAACCCGCAGAACAAGAAATTCGTCGCTGACTGGAAAGCCTACGCGAAGAAACACAACCTGCCGGGCGCGGATAAAGCCGTGACCAACGACCCGATGGAAGCCACTTATGTCGGCATCCACATGTGGGCGCAGGCGGTTGAGAAAGCCAAGTCCACCGACGTCGACAAAGTGCGTGAAGCGCTGGCCGGCCAGACCTTTGCGGCGCCGTCGGGTTACACCCTGACCATGGACAAGACCAATCACCACCTGCACAAACCGGTGATGATCGGCGAGATTCAGGCCGACGGTCAGTTCAACGTGGTGTGGCAGACCGAAGGGCCGATCCGCGCTCAACCGTGGAGCCCGTTCATTCAGGGCAACGACAAGAAGCCGGATTATGCGGTGAAGAGCAACTGA